In Nitrospirota bacterium, a single genomic region encodes these proteins:
- a CDS encoding plastocyanin/azurin family copper-binding protein, with the protein MNGTRRTAAVLCMIALFFTGCSGARSAGPPVTVTPAAGESSLLIKASSFRFEPNTIIVQRGDTVLFLIENTSGSTHNFSLKDPSGTLLLNIDLPGRTTQRAKVTFTEAGDYEFYCDKPFHPAMGMKGRIEARQAGPGRLKM; encoded by the coding sequence ATGAACGGCACCCGGCGCACTGCCGCTGTACTCTGCATGATAGCGTTATTTTTTACGGGATGCTCCGGCGCCCGCTCTGCCGGGCCACCGGTAACGGTGACGCCCGCCGCCGGCGAGAGCTCCCTGCTCATCAAGGCGAGCAGCTTCCGCTTCGAACCGAACACTATCATCGTGCAGCGCGGGGACACCGTCCTGTTCCTTATCGAGAACACCTCTGGCAGTACGCACAACTTTTCGCTGAAAGACCCCTCGGGCACGCTGCTCCTGAATATCGATCTCCCCGGGCGAACGACGCAACGGGCCAAGGTCACTTTCACCGAGGCCGGCGACTACGAATTCTATTGCGATAAACCGTTCCACCCCGCAATGGGAATGAAGGGGCGCATCGAGGCCAGGCAGGCCGGGCCGGGCAGATTGAAAATGTGA
- a CDS encoding LysE family transporter translates to MNVILIIIAAYIMGCIAAIPAGPVQIEVVRRTINGHLRPALMVVLGAFCIDMLYGVIALFGIAPFLEVPRVMAIFWLAGGVILIALGVLSIRHSSAGEGAAGHKGSRFLRMKRWSFLGGLSLSLVNPVMILWWLSIVRIFRDIGLVDLLRPDLAWAILIAGALGLASYLGGLAFFLFWAKRFIPLKRLEQANRAFGILLLMLATYFIISSSRQLFFAG, encoded by the coding sequence ATGAATGTCATACTCATCATCATAGCAGCCTATATCATGGGCTGCATCGCCGCGATCCCTGCCGGACCCGTCCAGATCGAGGTGGTCCGGAGAACGATCAACGGCCACCTGCGGCCTGCGCTGATGGTCGTCCTCGGCGCGTTCTGCATCGATATGCTTTACGGCGTCATCGCCCTCTTCGGCATAGCGCCGTTCCTCGAGGTACCCCGGGTGATGGCGATCTTCTGGCTCGCAGGCGGGGTGATCCTCATCGCTCTCGGCGTTCTGAGCATACGCCACAGCAGCGCCGGAGAGGGCGCTGCCGGACATAAAGGCAGCAGGTTTCTCCGGATGAAGCGGTGGTCGTTTCTGGGCGGTCTCTCGCTCTCGCTCGTCAACCCGGTGATGATCCTGTGGTGGCTCTCGATCGTCCGCATCTTCAGGGATATCGGGCTGGTCGATCTGCTCCGTCCCGACCTGGCCTGGGCCATCCTCATCGCCGGCGCCCTGGGGCTCGCCTCGTACCTCGGCGGGCTCGCGTTCTTTCTCTTCTGGGCGAAGCGTTTCATCCCGCTCAAGCGTCTGGAGCAGGCCAACCGCGCCTTCGGCATCCTGCTCCTCATGCTCGCAACCTACTTCATCATCAGCTCGTCGCGACAGCTCTTCTTCGCAGGGTAA